One genomic segment of Aquipluma nitroreducens includes these proteins:
- a CDS encoding GreA/GreB family elongation factor, with protein sequence MLKLSILEEFKVKEAQKKSITYTDYFRLINLIKNDIGKEDVSPKRLHHLFLALTFSLKYTSNDIPENFVRMNSNILITNSEHKKQRIRIVYPGELESNDDYSIYSLLGFVCLGLKEGEDVTYFNGEKLKQVRIEKIISH encoded by the coding sequence ATGTTAAAACTATCAATACTTGAAGAATTTAAGGTTAAGGAGGCTCAAAAGAAGTCGATAACATACACCGATTACTTCAGACTCATAAATCTGATAAAAAATGATATCGGAAAAGAAGATGTTTCTCCGAAGCGATTACATCATCTTTTTCTGGCTTTGACCTTTAGTCTCAAATATACATCGAATGATATTCCCGAAAATTTTGTCAGGATGAATTCGAATATATTGATAACCAATTCAGAGCATAAGAAACAACGAATTCGGATAGTATATCCGGGCGAATTGGAATCGAACGATGATTATTCAATTTATAGCTTGCTGGGATTTGTTTGTTTGGGACTCAAAGAAGGAGAAGATGTAACTTATTTCAATGGAGAAAAGCTAAAACAAGTCAGAATAGAAAAAATTATTTCACATTAA
- a CDS encoding GreA/GreB family elongation factor, with the protein MKRNIIITDLDYVRLGNLIGSIKKTKNEELSNLTILCEEIARAERVNPKEIEPDFVTMNSLIEVVDLDNGKVMTIKLVYPKDADFRKGNISILSLLGSALLGYRVGSIIKFDAPLGEKKIKIKSIIYQPEANGVFDI; encoded by the coding sequence ATGAAAAGGAACATTATTATTACTGACCTTGACTATGTTAGGCTGGGCAACCTGATTGGTTCAATTAAGAAAACCAAAAATGAAGAACTCAGTAACCTAACCATTTTATGCGAGGAGATTGCTCGTGCCGAAAGGGTAAATCCAAAAGAAATTGAACCTGACTTTGTGACAATGAACTCGTTAATTGAGGTTGTTGATTTAGATAACGGAAAGGTAATGACAATAAAGCTTGTGTATCCAAAAGATGCCGATTTCAGAAAGGGAAATATTTCCATTCTGTCACTTTTAGGTAGCGCTCTATTGGGATACAGAGTTGGAAGCATAATAAAGTTTGATGCTCCTCTGGGCGAAAAAAAAATTAAGATTAAAAGCATCATTTATCAACCGGAAGCCAATGGCGTTTTTGATATTTAG
- a CDS encoding winged helix DNA-binding protein: protein MENKYDVLKQLIDLFENFEMENGQLDVLNFAQWILNKHHEEPELQEKISNKTILTRYQESSVPFKNHFDDKIRFLEAVAGIARYHEFYTRKALKDMVINTRLEFLFLQAVDMLERAKKTDLINIYHLEYTTGMDTIRRLINNGLLFEIQDENDKRIKLLIMSDLGKAVYEQAKKRINDESTMFFTAISDNKWKKVLPVLEEIDDFHSDVFQKHNNKPFAEISNLMDSLKHLFK from the coding sequence ATGGAAAATAAGTATGATGTTCTAAAACAGTTAATTGACCTATTTGAGAATTTTGAAATGGAGAATGGACAATTAGATGTCCTGAATTTTGCCCAATGGATTTTAAACAAACATCACGAAGAACCAGAACTTCAAGAGAAAATATCCAATAAAACAATATTAACTCGTTATCAGGAATCTTCAGTTCCTTTTAAAAATCACTTCGATGATAAAATCCGATTTTTAGAAGCTGTTGCGGGAATTGCCCGGTATCATGAATTTTATACCCGGAAAGCGCTGAAAGATATGGTAATCAATACACGTTTGGAATTTCTTTTCCTCCAAGCCGTTGATATGCTTGAAAGAGCAAAGAAGACCGATCTTATCAATATCTATCATCTGGAATATACCACTGGCATGGATACAATAAGGAGATTGATTAATAACGGTTTACTATTCGAGATACAGGATGAGAATGACAAAAGAATTAAGCTGCTTATTATGTCTGATCTGGGGAAAGCTGTTTATGAGCAAGCCAAAAAGAGAATAAACGATGAAAGCACTATGTTCTTTACCGCGATAAGTGATAATAAATGGAAAAAAGTTTTACCCGTTTTGGAGGAAATTGACGATTTCCATAGTGATGTTTTCCAGAAACATAACAATAAACCATTTGCAGAAATATCAAATTTAATGGATTCTCTCAAACATTTATTTAAATGA
- a CDS encoding GreA/GreB family elongation factor, which produces MLADGLIQIINKQKSDEMIISTLDSELLMGCIRALECWHITRFDEVQVLKRKISLALKVKPQDVPRDIVTMNSFVELQRNNAEAPFTIKLVLPEYENIKENRISIFSALGAAIFSEKTGTKVVYRTWKNENHIKITDVIFQPEANGNYYVNKHDYGYF; this is translated from the coding sequence ATGTTAGCGGATGGTTTAATACAAATAATTAACAAACAAAAATCAGATGAGATGATTATTTCAACTTTAGATTCCGAGTTGCTGATGGGATGCATTCGTGCGCTTGAATGTTGGCACATAACAAGATTTGATGAGGTCCAAGTATTAAAAAGAAAAATTTCGCTGGCACTGAAGGTTAAGCCCCAGGATGTGCCACGAGATATAGTTACAATGAATTCCTTTGTAGAGCTACAACGAAACAATGCTGAAGCCCCATTTACTATAAAACTGGTATTACCTGAATATGAGAACATAAAGGAAAATAGAATTTCTATTTTTTCTGCTTTGGGAGCAGCCATCTTTTCCGAAAAAACCGGAACCAAAGTCGTATATCGTACTTGGAAAAATGAGAACCACATCAAGATCACTGATGTGATATTTCAACCGGAAGCAAATGGCAATTACTATGTCAATAAACATGATTATGGCTATTTCTGA